The following coding sequences lie in one Desulfitobacterium chlororespirans DSM 11544 genomic window:
- a CDS encoding HpcH/HpaI aldolase/citrate lyase family protein, translated as MTIMRSVLFVAGNDQEGLDEALTYGADALILDLEDLVPPLEKPRARRMVRANIKYAGSQRAEVWVRVNAWETNITDDDLEAAVCEGLTGINLTKVAGAGDVQRLSWRLEELERKNGLTVGSIKICLLIETAIGVVNAYESCAASPRVAAAIFGAVDFTRDMQVKLTPEAKEQQFARGYVAVAARAAGVIALDAPFLNYTDKEGYVRNIAEGRQLGYKGRMIVHPSLVEDANRLYSPDPEDVQWAGEIKKVFEEKAIAKGKAAIVYKDKLVDTPVYSNALDILANQAEIDAKLGKK; from the coding sequence ATGACTATTATGAGATCAGTATTGTTTGTGGCGGGAAATGATCAGGAGGGTCTGGATGAGGCCTTAACCTATGGGGCGGATGCACTTATTTTGGATCTGGAGGATTTGGTACCACCGCTGGAAAAACCAAGAGCACGCAGAATGGTTCGTGCGAATATTAAGTACGCAGGCTCTCAGAGAGCTGAGGTCTGGGTTCGGGTGAATGCCTGGGAGACGAATATAACCGATGATGATCTGGAAGCCGCAGTGTGTGAAGGCCTGACAGGAATTAATCTGACCAAGGTTGCCGGTGCCGGCGATGTGCAGCGTCTGTCCTGGAGACTTGAGGAGCTGGAGCGGAAGAATGGCTTGACCGTGGGAAGCATAAAGATCTGCCTGCTTATTGAGACAGCCATCGGTGTCGTCAACGCCTACGAGTCTTGTGCAGCCAGTCCTCGCGTTGCTGCAGCTATTTTTGGAGCAGTCGATTTTACCCGTGATATGCAGGTTAAGCTGACCCCTGAAGCGAAAGAGCAGCAGTTCGCCCGGGGTTATGTGGCTGTTGCGGCTCGTGCTGCCGGAGTGATAGCTCTTGACGCTCCGTTCCTTAACTACACCGACAAAGAAGGCTATGTGCGTAACATAGCCGAGGGACGCCAGTTGGGATATAAAGGCCGGATGATTGTTCACCCCAGCCTTGTGGAAGATGCCAATCGCCTCTATTCTCCTGACCCGGAGGATGTACAATGGGCCGGTGAGATTAAAAAGGTTTTTGAAGAAAAGGCTATTGCCAAGGGAAAAGCGGCAATCGTCTATAAAGATAAGCTGGTAGATACTCCTGTGTATAGCAATGCTCTTGATATTCTGGCAAATCAAGCTGAGATTGATGCCAAGCTGGGAAAAAAGTAG
- a CDS encoding C4-dicarboxylate transporter, producing the protein MQKLFSLKHQTFTYLSIMIGMGSWSNILYPWMSEVMSLYAPFHGYILLIIFWSTAVAGICVFVYREMSKEINMTRFMLPMLYMSVQLIGNACLEKAIILNLNWVWLLLGTNTLLFIVGFLWFHWLSVLVIVRIAQQSLTFAGIHSFFVFLLGAVGLTIWTILDYAQILLLMGLLDNIQPFKFLACFFWGFGVWIMGFIFILWCYQKQKKMPIKVEWGIYIFSFQVYTIASDKIAEELFSPLTSGISSLLTILLTVLWLLFWWKRVGVFTS; encoded by the coding sequence ATGCAAAAGTTATTTTCTTTAAAGCATCAGACCTTTACCTATTTGTCAATCATGATTGGGATGGGGAGCTGGAGCAATATTCTTTATCCATGGATGTCAGAGGTGATGTCCTTGTACGCTCCTTTTCACGGATATATCTTGCTAATTATTTTTTGGTCTACAGCAGTGGCTGGGATTTGTGTTTTTGTCTATAGAGAGATGAGCAAAGAGATAAATATGACTCGATTCATGTTACCCATGCTATATATGAGCGTTCAGCTTATTGGCAACGCCTGTTTGGAAAAAGCGATTATTCTTAATTTAAATTGGGTATGGCTGCTATTAGGAACGAACACCTTGTTATTCATAGTTGGATTCCTGTGGTTCCACTGGCTCAGCGTACTCGTCATTGTTCGGATTGCTCAGCAGTCGCTCACCTTTGCCGGAATCCATTCTTTTTTTGTCTTTCTCCTTGGGGCTGTGGGATTGACCATCTGGACAATTCTTGATTATGCTCAGATCTTGCTCCTTATGGGTTTATTGGATAATATACAACCTTTTAAGTTTCTGGCTTGCTTCTTCTGGGGATTTGGTGTTTGGATTATGGGCTTTATTTTTATCCTATGGTGCTATCAGAAGCAGAAGAAAATGCCAATCAAAGTGGAGTGGGGGATATATATTTTTTCGTTTCAGGTGTATACGATTGCCAGCGACAAGATTGCTGAAGAATTATTTTCTCCACTTACGTCAGGGATTTCATCTTTACTGACCATCCTGCTTACTGTACTTTGGCTCCTTTTTTGGTGGAAAAGGGTAGGAGTATTCACTTCATAA
- a CDS encoding (Fe-S)-binding protein, with the protein MGVLAEVYEMLNTCNKCGFCHTSCKTYKVDGAETKVARGRIQLIKAVADGKIKLDADYKDAINSCLLCGECAIACPSGVSGKELVMAARRDLKLKNGVKPFAKSYALNTLANPNKLERAFKLFGGIGKSILNKVDGIDYFRGVDIKGMNVAQVPFLDQVPSRILVAQPKHKVAFYVGCFLNFSLDDTAKSVVKVLTKNDCEVIIPKEQVCCGLPQYAYGDFETARGNARKTIDTFLDKKIEAIIVACGSCAAMLQKDYLKLFANDVTYLPKVKRFTSLVKEFSEYMAEIGVDESKLHSFTPVKVTYHDPCHMVRGIKVTEQPRKLLKSLPRVEYIEMFEANRCCGASGLVQAFYHEMATDITRQKAKNIEDSGVEVVATSCPACIMRLQGGINMVGQKQKVMHVADLIARAYED; encoded by the coding sequence GTGGGGGTTTTAGCGGAAGTTTATGAAATGCTAAACACGTGTAACAAATGTGGTTTCTGTCATACATCTTGTAAAACTTACAAGGTTGACGGAGCGGAGACTAAAGTTGCACGGGGAAGAATCCAACTAATTAAAGCAGTTGCTGATGGGAAAATTAAGCTGGATGCGGATTATAAGGATGCCATCAACAGCTGTTTGCTTTGTGGAGAATGTGCGATTGCTTGCCCTAGTGGGGTAAGTGGGAAGGAATTGGTCATGGCAGCTCGTCGTGATCTAAAGCTTAAAAATGGAGTTAAACCATTTGCTAAGTCCTACGCTCTTAATACACTAGCAAACCCAAACAAACTGGAAAGAGCTTTTAAGCTCTTTGGTGGAATTGGTAAGAGTATTCTTAATAAGGTCGATGGAATAGATTATTTCCGCGGTGTCGATATTAAAGGCATGAATGTGGCACAGGTTCCATTTCTTGACCAAGTTCCTTCAAGGATTCTCGTTGCTCAACCGAAACACAAGGTCGCCTTTTATGTAGGCTGCTTCTTAAACTTTTCACTTGATGACACTGCGAAGTCAGTCGTTAAAGTTTTAACGAAAAATGATTGCGAAGTAATCATCCCTAAAGAGCAAGTATGTTGCGGTCTTCCGCAATACGCTTATGGGGATTTTGAAACGGCTAGGGGCAATGCTCGCAAAACCATTGATACCTTCCTCGATAAAAAGATAGAGGCAATTATCGTCGCCTGCGGATCCTGTGCGGCAATGCTTCAAAAGGATTACCTGAAGCTATTTGCCAATGATGTCACTTACCTGCCGAAGGTCAAGAGATTCACTTCTTTGGTCAAAGAATTCTCCGAATATATGGCTGAAATCGGAGTCGATGAAAGCAAGCTCCATAGTTTTACCCCCGTTAAAGTAACTTATCATGATCCTTGTCATATGGTTCGGGGTATCAAAGTTACTGAGCAACCTCGTAAACTGTTAAAGAGCCTGCCGAGAGTAGAATATATTGAAATGTTTGAAGCCAACCGCTGCTGCGGAGCTTCCGGACTTGTACAAGCCTTCTATCACGAAATGGCTACTGATATTACACGCCAAAAGGCTAAAAATATTGAAGACAGTGGCGTTGAAGTAGTGGCCACCAGCTGTCCCGCATGTATCATGAGATTGCAAGGCGGAATCAATATGGTTGGTCAAAAGCAAAAAGTAATGCATGTTGCGGATCTAATAGCGAGGGCTTACGAAGACTAA
- a CDS encoding L-lactate permease translates to MTYFQNYNPTENVYLSTFLAALPIIVLLYLLALHPHKDKQGHRQLGIFAPYAAILATLVAFCIVTLVMKMPPSIAASSFLFGFFTSGVFPIGWIVFTAIFLYNITVVTGQFEVLKDSIAGITDDRRLQALIIAFSFGAFMEGTSGFGTPVAVCGAIMVGLGFRPMTAAVICLIANTSPVAFGAVGTPIITLSAASGIPEHYLTMMAGRQLVLFSIIVPFWLVATLVFMDKGSWKDVWDVWPATLVCGASFALAQFIFSQMGWTGVINITAGIFSMILTILFLRVWKPKHIMGHADSADNQSKLSETGKFAKHTISEYIKAWTPWALLGSTVFIIGLNSVKTTLNNLFCPTFNWPYLHNLVYHTPPVGSGDTPMAAVFKFNFLTMAGTGILLAALISGFFVLKLSSSQWKAAFSMTISRMKVPLSVICTVLGFGFMTRYSGTDAVLGLAFTKTGAAYPFFASMLGWLGVFLTGSDASSNAMFGNLQRITAEQLGLNPVLIVTANSTGGVMGKIINAQSMVVATVACYKNHHEGMAAVGPIFRAVFWHSLILGILISTFVWAQAYVFPWMQVWMP, encoded by the coding sequence TTGACTTACTTTCAAAATTATAACCCAACCGAAAATGTTTATTTGTCAACTTTTCTTGCGGCACTGCCGATTATCGTTCTTCTTTACTTGCTGGCACTTCACCCACATAAAGACAAGCAAGGCCATAGGCAATTGGGTATCTTTGCTCCTTATGCTGCTATCCTTGCAACCTTGGTTGCCTTTTGTATCGTTACTTTGGTGATGAAAATGCCTCCGTCAATTGCAGCTTCTTCCTTCTTGTTCGGCTTCTTTACCAGCGGAGTTTTCCCTATTGGCTGGATCGTTTTTACTGCTATTTTCCTCTATAACATCACAGTTGTTACTGGCCAGTTTGAAGTACTTAAAGATTCAATCGCCGGAATTACTGATGACCGTCGCCTCCAAGCTTTAATCATCGCCTTCTCATTCGGTGCCTTTATGGAAGGAACAAGTGGTTTTGGTACTCCAGTTGCTGTCTGCGGTGCAATTATGGTAGGCTTAGGTTTCCGTCCCATGACTGCTGCTGTTATCTGCCTGATTGCTAATACCTCACCGGTTGCTTTCGGTGCTGTGGGGACTCCGATTATTACCCTTTCTGCAGCCTCCGGTATTCCTGAGCACTATCTCACCATGATGGCCGGCCGCCAGCTGGTCCTCTTCTCAATCATTGTGCCCTTCTGGCTCGTTGCCACATTGGTCTTCATGGACAAAGGCTCCTGGAAAGATGTCTGGGATGTCTGGCCGGCAACCCTTGTCTGCGGCGCTTCTTTTGCTCTTGCTCAATTTATCTTCTCGCAGATGGGCTGGACAGGGGTAATTAATATTACTGCCGGAATCTTCTCGATGATTCTTACCATCCTCTTTCTGAGAGTATGGAAACCCAAACATATTATGGGACATGCTGATTCTGCAGACAATCAATCTAAATTATCTGAAACCGGGAAATTCGCCAAGCACACCATCTCAGAATATATTAAAGCCTGGACGCCTTGGGCTCTTCTTGGCAGCACTGTTTTCATTATCGGCTTAAATAGCGTAAAAACTACTCTGAACAATCTATTCTGTCCGACCTTTAACTGGCCCTATTTGCACAATCTTGTTTATCATACTCCACCTGTCGGCTCCGGCGACACTCCGATGGCCGCTGTTTTCAAGTTTAATTTCCTCACCATGGCCGGTACTGGAATTCTGCTTGCCGCTTTGATATCAGGGTTTTTCGTTCTGAAATTAAGTTCCTCACAATGGAAGGCTGCCTTTAGCATGACTATCTCACGTATGAAAGTCCCATTATCTGTAATCTGCACCGTATTGGGCTTCGGATTCATGACCCGATATTCCGGCACTGACGCTGTTCTCGGTCTGGCATTCACTAAAACTGGAGCAGCTTACCCCTTCTTTGCTTCCATGCTTGGTTGGTTAGGTGTATTCCTGACGGGCTCAGATGCTTCATCCAATGCTATGTTTGGTAACTTGCAAAGAATCACTGCTGAGCAGTTAGGATTGAATCCTGTACTTATCGTTACTGCCAACAGTACCGGTGGTGTTATGGGTAAAATAATCAATGCTCAAAGCATGGTAGTTGCAACGGTTGCTTGTTACAAGAATCATCATGAAGGTATGGCAGCCGTGGGGCCTATTTTCCGGGCAGTCTTCTGGCACAGTCTAATTCTGGGAATCCTGATTAGCACTTTTGTTTGGGCTCAGGCTTATGTGTTCCCATGGATGCAGGTTTGGATGCCTTAA
- a CDS encoding cupin domain-containing protein, which yields MKFTKIAEILSKNIKKTVLYESDCTNTAIINLQPGDSVPAHQHPNTDDIWVVIQGEGEFLGGKGSSLPMKAGTIIPNLKGEAHGIKNTGDEPLVVIAFSAPVPIESFPVD from the coding sequence ATGAAATTTACTAAAATCGCAGAAATATTAAGTAAGAATATCAAAAAGACTGTACTTTATGAGAGTGATTGCACCAATACAGCCATAATCAATCTACAGCCCGGAGATTCCGTTCCTGCCCATCAACACCCTAATACGGATGATATCTGGGTAGTTATCCAGGGAGAAGGGGAATTTCTGGGAGGCAAAGGGTCATCTTTACCTATGAAAGCCGGTACGATCATTCCTAACCTTAAAGGGGAAGCCCATGGCATTAAAAATACTGGAGATGAGCCTCTTGTAGTGATTGCCTTTTCTGCTCCAGTGCCTATCGAATCCTTCCCCGTGGATTAA
- a CDS encoding histidine phosphatase family protein, translating to MLQIYLIRHGQTKWNLLKKMQGSKDSKLTDQGIKQAIMLGKKLKPVKFNKIYSSSATRTMETSGFIFPSMEVCYSTSLNEIAMGEWEGRTYTQIEKMNPKEWHNFFNDPFNYNPSKGGESFAKLKNRLKQFIYTERLFSQEGNIAIVSHRITLRMLLSILLEEKELFSEIDLSPTSLSVIEIDDNTCKVKYLNNISHYCDA from the coding sequence ATGCTCCAAATTTATCTAATTCGTCACGGACAAACTAAATGGAATCTATTAAAGAAAATGCAAGGATCAAAAGATTCAAAATTAACAGATCAAGGAATAAAACAAGCAATTATGCTTGGAAAAAAGCTAAAGCCAGTTAAGTTTAACAAAATATATTCGAGTTCTGCTACTAGGACTATGGAAACATCTGGATTTATTTTCCCAAGTATGGAAGTGTGCTATTCGACTTCTCTTAATGAAATTGCTATGGGGGAGTGGGAAGGAAGAACATACACTCAAATTGAAAAGATGAATCCAAAAGAGTGGCATAATTTTTTCAACGATCCATTTAATTATAATCCCTCAAAGGGTGGTGAATCATTTGCTAAACTTAAAAATAGACTTAAACAATTTATCTATACCGAAAGATTATTTAGTCAAGAAGGAAATATTGCAATAGTTTCCCATAGAATAACCCTTAGAATGCTCTTAAGTATTCTTTTGGAAGAAAAAGAATTATTCAGTGAAATTGATCTTAGCCCAACATCGTTAAGTGTTATAGAAATTGATGACAATACATGTAAAGTAAAATACTTGAATAATATTTCACACTATTGCGATGCTTAA
- the dapA gene encoding 4-hydroxy-tetrahydrodipicolinate synthase, with translation MSFGRLLTAMVTPMNEKLEVDYQAAANLAQHLVEHGSDGIVVASTTGESPTIGDEEKLELFRAVKKAVGSKVKVIAGVGSNSTQESVGMALRAVKTGVDGLIAVVPYYNKPSQEGLYRHFREIAEASALPLMIYNVPGRTSASILPETVLRLSDIPNIVALKEASGSMDQVSELKRILPEEFEIFSGDDSVTLPMLALGCNGVVGVGSHIVGDEMKLMIDAWFSGDIETARKWHLKLIPVFKGLFIATNPAPIKYLLNQRGIEVGGVRPPLVATTPAEEKILNEILCEWELYKLRKGATLGWLYG, from the coding sequence GTGAGCTTTGGCAGGTTATTAACGGCGATGGTTACGCCAATGAATGAAAAGCTGGAAGTGGATTATCAAGCAGCGGCCAACTTGGCACAACACTTAGTAGAACACGGCTCAGATGGAATCGTTGTTGCAAGCACGACAGGGGAATCGCCCACTATAGGAGATGAAGAGAAACTTGAATTATTTAGGGCTGTGAAAAAAGCTGTTGGCTCAAAGGTCAAAGTCATCGCAGGTGTAGGGAGTAATTCCACACAAGAGAGTGTCGGGATGGCTCTTCGTGCCGTAAAGACTGGGGTTGATGGTCTGATTGCTGTTGTGCCCTATTACAATAAACCTTCACAGGAAGGGTTGTATCGTCATTTTCGGGAGATCGCGGAAGCATCCGCTCTCCCCCTTATGATTTATAATGTACCGGGGAGAACTTCTGCGAGTATTTTGCCTGAAACGGTTCTGCGTTTAAGCGATATTCCTAACATTGTGGCTCTTAAAGAGGCTTCAGGATCAATGGATCAAGTGAGCGAATTGAAGCGAATATTACCTGAGGAATTTGAAATCTTCAGTGGAGATGATTCGGTGACTCTCCCCATGCTGGCTTTAGGGTGCAATGGGGTCGTTGGTGTAGGCTCCCACATTGTTGGAGATGAGATGAAGCTGATGATCGATGCCTGGTTTTCCGGAGATATTGAAACAGCACGTAAATGGCACTTAAAGTTAATACCGGTTTTTAAAGGATTGTTTATCGCAACTAACCCTGCCCCGATCAAATATCTACTCAATCAGAGGGGCATTGAGGTAGGTGGAGTACGACCACCTCTGGTTGCAACGACACCGGCGGAAGAAAAAATATTGAATGAAATACTTTGTGAGTGGGAGCTATATAAGTTGAGAAAAGGAGCTACATTGGGATGGCTTTATGGTTGA
- a CDS encoding LysR family transcriptional regulator produces the protein MEIRHLEYFIEVARHKSFSVAAEVTHTSQPSISKAIKDLEAELGKALFYRSTKYVKLTDAGELVLEQAQQIVAAFRNINTQLEGLAKLQTGKIHIGLPPITAVTTFSHMLGAFKNEYPKIQVQLFEYGPKKIEASLQDGLLDFGIFTPEDNDLFEWIWFEQDPLSVIMHPNHPLTLKECIDYKDFAGEQLILYNSDYKLHDIIIAGCRRAGIDPEIAFKTSQRELMTQMVAAKLGLALLPTKICHVLDPANIIYRPFSDSNLCLQLALTWKKGRYLPHAARELLAFFKDHFLLQ, from the coding sequence GTGGAAATACGGCATTTAGAATATTTCATCGAAGTTGCACGTCACAAAAGTTTTAGTGTCGCAGCTGAGGTAACCCATACCTCCCAACCCTCAATCAGTAAAGCGATTAAGGATCTGGAAGCAGAACTGGGAAAAGCATTGTTCTATCGCAGTACCAAATATGTAAAGCTGACCGATGCCGGAGAGCTTGTTCTTGAGCAAGCGCAACAAATTGTAGCCGCCTTTAGAAATATTAACACTCAATTAGAAGGCCTGGCCAAGCTACAAACAGGAAAAATCCACATTGGGCTCCCTCCCATTACGGCTGTCACCACCTTTTCCCATATGCTCGGGGCTTTTAAAAATGAGTATCCTAAAATTCAAGTTCAGCTTTTTGAGTATGGCCCCAAAAAGATTGAGGCTTCTCTTCAAGATGGCTTGCTGGATTTCGGCATTTTTACTCCTGAAGATAACGATCTCTTTGAATGGATTTGGTTCGAACAAGACCCCCTTAGTGTCATTATGCACCCTAATCATCCTTTAACTCTAAAGGAATGTATTGATTACAAAGACTTTGCCGGAGAGCAACTGATTCTATACAATAGCGACTATAAGCTCCATGATATTATTATTGCAGGATGCAGGCGAGCCGGGATCGACCCGGAAATTGCTTTCAAAACCTCTCAGCGTGAATTGATGACCCAAATGGTGGCTGCCAAGCTTGGTTTAGCCCTCTTACCAACTAAGATCTGCCATGTACTCGATCCGGCAAACATTATCTACCGGCCCTTCTCTGATTCGAACCTTTGCCTTCAGTTAGCCTTGACCTGGAAAAAGGGACGTTATCTTCCCCATGCTGCTCGCGAATTATTAGCGTTCTTTAAGGATCACTTCCTGCTTCAATAA
- a CDS encoding NAD(P)-dependent malic enzyme, with protein MSLRENALKLHADHRGKIKIALKVPCRDYNDLSLAYSPGVAEPCMEIAKNPELVNTYTNRANCVAVVSNGTAVLGLGDIGARAAMPVMEGKSLLFKNFAGVDSFPICLDTKDMDKIVEVVKLLEPTFGGINLEDIKAPECFEIEEKLKAVYDGPVFHDDQHGTAVVTLAAMFNALKIVNKDLKDVKIVTSGAGAAGMAIVKLLMDCGLQNVVMCDTKGTIYKGRTEGMNKYKEEIAAKTNPSMLKGGLVEALKDADVFIGISVGNTVTREMIRSMAKDAIVFAQANPVPEIMPEEAKEAGAVVVGTGRSDYPNQINNILSFPGIFRGAFDVEAREINGPMKIAAAEAIASIVSPEELNAEYIIPKAFDHRVAPAVAAAVAKAAMESGVARKMVEPEQVSLNLISLLAQEGK; from the coding sequence ATGTCTTTAAGAGAGAATGCATTGAAACTTCATGCTGATCATCGTGGTAAAATCAAAATTGCCCTTAAAGTTCCCTGCCGTGACTATAATGATTTGAGTTTGGCTTACTCTCCAGGAGTTGCTGAACCTTGCATGGAAATTGCCAAAAACCCTGAACTGGTCAATACCTACACTAATCGGGCTAATTGTGTGGCAGTTGTGTCCAATGGAACAGCAGTTCTCGGTCTTGGCGATATAGGTGCACGTGCAGCTATGCCTGTAATGGAAGGGAAATCTCTTTTGTTCAAAAATTTTGCTGGGGTGGATTCCTTCCCGATTTGCTTAGATACAAAGGACATGGACAAGATTGTCGAAGTGGTCAAATTACTGGAACCTACCTTCGGAGGGATCAATCTGGAGGATATTAAAGCGCCGGAGTGCTTTGAGATTGAAGAGAAGTTAAAAGCGGTCTATGATGGCCCTGTATTCCATGATGATCAGCATGGTACGGCTGTTGTGACTTTGGCCGCGATGTTCAACGCACTGAAAATCGTGAACAAGGATCTTAAAGATGTTAAGATCGTAACCAGTGGAGCCGGTGCAGCTGGCATGGCTATTGTTAAGCTTTTGATGGATTGCGGTCTGCAAAATGTAGTCATGTGCGATACCAAGGGAACGATTTATAAGGGTCGTACTGAAGGCATGAATAAGTATAAGGAAGAAATCGCTGCAAAGACGAATCCCTCTATGCTCAAAGGCGGTCTTGTGGAAGCGTTGAAAGATGCCGATGTATTTATCGGAATTTCTGTAGGAAATACGGTGACTCGGGAAATGATCCGGTCTATGGCCAAAGATGCGATTGTCTTCGCTCAGGCTAATCCTGTTCCCGAAATCATGCCTGAAGAGGCCAAAGAAGCAGGAGCGGTTGTAGTAGGAACAGGCCGTTCCGACTACCCCAACCAAATTAATAATATTCTTTCTTTCCCTGGAATTTTCCGTGGGGCTTTTGATGTTGAAGCAAGAGAAATCAATGGACCAATGAAAATCGCCGCTGCGGAAGCAATCGCTTCCATCGTCAGCCCTGAGGAGCTCAATGCAGAGTATATTATCCCGAAGGCTTTTGACCATCGGGTGGCACCGGCTGTAGCTGCAGCTGTAGCGAAAGCGGCTATGGAGAGCGGTGTGGCCAGAAAGATGGTTGAACCGGAGCAGGTTTCTCTGAACTTAATCAGCTTACTTGCCCAAGAGGGCAAATAA
- a CDS encoding sugar phosphate isomerase/epimerase family protein gives MNESFRNYMKVGLVHFMAYPSTGKGEGPILETLRRIAMDEYFEVVEMTWIKDPIVRKKARQMIETSHMEFSYAGMPRLLITKQNINSLHEEERLLALANVKEGIDEAYEMGAKDFAFLSGNYEEAKKEEAYQALIRSTKEICAYAKSKGNMKIAIEVFDYDVDKCSLIGPVGITHRYVKEICQEYDNFGLMVDLSHLPQLRETPAEALIPIKDYIIHAHMGNALIKDKLSPVYGDEHPRFGFPGSENDVDELVEYLRVLLDIGFLNKENRPIVSLEVKPYGDEDPELVIANAKRVLNLAWHRV, from the coding sequence ATGAATGAATCCTTTCGTAACTATATGAAGGTAGGTCTCGTTCATTTTATGGCTTATCCCAGCACCGGCAAAGGAGAAGGACCTATCCTGGAAACGCTGAGAAGAATTGCCATGGATGAGTATTTTGAAGTAGTCGAAATGACCTGGATCAAGGACCCCATCGTTCGAAAAAAAGCAAGGCAGATGATTGAGACCTCCCATATGGAATTCTCTTATGCCGGGATGCCCCGGCTCTTGATCACTAAGCAGAACATCAATTCCCTCCATGAAGAAGAAAGATTACTGGCTCTGGCCAATGTAAAAGAAGGCATTGATGAAGCCTATGAAATGGGCGCCAAGGACTTCGCCTTCCTCAGCGGAAACTATGAAGAAGCTAAAAAGGAAGAAGCCTATCAGGCACTGATCCGCTCTACCAAGGAAATATGTGCCTACGCTAAATCCAAGGGTAATATGAAGATCGCTATTGAAGTATTCGACTATGATGTCGACAAATGTTCTCTGATTGGACCTGTGGGCATCACCCATCGATATGTTAAGGAGATTTGCCAGGAATACGATAATTTCGGCTTAATGGTGGACTTAAGCCACCTGCCTCAGCTCCGGGAAACACCGGCTGAAGCTCTGATCCCTATAAAAGACTATATTATCCATGCTCACATGGGCAACGCTCTTATCAAAGACAAACTATCTCCCGTTTATGGAGATGAACACCCGCGATTTGGCTTCCCTGGCAGCGAAAATGATGTGGATGAACTCGTGGAATATCTCCGCGTCCTTCTGGACATTGGCTTTCTCAACAAAGAAAATCGGCCGATTGTCAGCCTGGAAGTAAAACCATATGGGGACGAGGACCCCGAATTGGTGATCGCTAATGCAAAGAGAGTACTAAATCTGGCTTGGCATCGGGTATAA